In one Acomys russatus chromosome 15, mAcoRus1.1, whole genome shotgun sequence genomic region, the following are encoded:
- the Bcan gene encoding brevican core protein — protein MIPLLLSLLAALVLTQAPAALAEDLKEDSSEDRAFRVRIGATQLRGVLGGSLAIPCHVHHLRPLPSRRVTQGFPRVKWTFLSGDRESEVLVARGLRVKVNEAYRFRVALPAYPASLTDVSLVLSELRPNDSGVYRCEVQHGIDDSSDAVEVKVKGVVFLYREGSARYAFSFAGAQEACARIGARIATPEQLYAAYLGGYEQCDAGWLSDQTVRYPIQNPREACYGDMDGYPGVRNYGVVGPDDLYDVYCYAEDLNGELFLGAPPGKLTWEEARDYCLERGAQIASTGQLYAAWNGGLDRCSPGWLADGSVRYPIVTPSQRCGGGLPGVKTLFLFPNQTGFPSKQNRFNVYCFRDSAHPSAFSEASSPASDGLEAIVTVTEKLEELRLPQEAMESESRGAIYSIPVMEDGGGGSSTPEDPAEAPRTLLDSETQSLAPPTGSSEEEGAAPEEDERFKDTETLEEGKEQEDLWVWPRELSSPLPTGLETEHSLSQVSPPARAVLPLGASPSPRPPRVHGPPAETLLPPREGSLTSTPDGAREIRGETGSPELSGVPRESEEAGSSSLEDGPSLLPATWAPEGTRDLETPSEEKSGRTILAGTSVQAQPVLPTDSASRGGAAVAPSSGDCIPSPCHNGGACLEEEEGFRCLCLPGYGGDLCDVGLHFCHPGWEAFQGACYKHFSTRRNWEEAESQCRSLGAHLASICTPEEQDFINDRYREYQWIGLNDRTIEGDFLWSDGTPLLYENWNPGQPDSYFLSGENCVVMVWHDQGQWSDVPCNYHLSYTCKMGLVSCGPPPQLPLAQIFGRPRLRYAVDTVLRYRCREGLAQRNLPMIRCQENGLWEAPQISCVPRRPARRAQRSLDTPERPLGQLPPPRPRKALLTPPSSL, from the exons ATGATCCCACTGCTTCTGTCCCTGCTGGCGGCTCTGGTCCTGACCCAGGCCCCTGCAGCCCTCGCTGAGGACCTGAAAGAGGACAGCTCAG AGGACCGAGCCTTCCGCGTGCGCATCGGAGCCACGCAGCTGCGGGGCGTGCTGGGCGGCTCCCTGGCTATCCCGTGCCACGTCCACCACCTGCGGCCGCTGCCTAGCCGCCGGGTCACGCAGGGTTTTCCCCGAGTCAAGTGGACCTTCCTGTCTGGGGACCGGGAGTCGGAGGTGCTGGTGGCGCGCGGGCTGCGCGTCAAGGTAAACGAAGCCTACCGGTTCCGCGTGGCGCTGCCCGCCTACCCCGCGTCGCTCACGGATGTGTCTCTAGTATTGAGCGAGCTGCGGCCCAATGATTCCGGGGTCTATCGCTGCGAGGTCCAGCACGGTATCGACGACAGCAGTGATGCAGTGGAGGTCAAGGTCAAAG GGGTCGTCTTCCTCTACCGCGAGGGCTCTGCCCGCTATGCTTTCTCCTTTGCCGGAGCCCAGGAAGCCTGTGCTCGCATAGGTGCTCGAATCGCCACCCCTGAACAGCTCTATGCTGCTTACCTCGGCGGCTACGAGCAGTGTGATGCCGGCTGGCTGTCCGACCAGACTGTGAG GTACCCCATCCAGAACCCACGAGAGGCCTGCTACGGAGACATGGACGGCTACCCTGGAGTACGCAACTACGGAGTGGTGGGTCCTGATGACCTCTACGATGTCTACTGTTACGCCGAAGACCTAAATG GAGAACTGTTCCTAGGCGCCCCTCCTGGCAAGCTGACGTGGGAGGAGGCTCGGGACTACTGTCTGGAACGCGGTGCACAGATCGCCAGCACAGGCCAGCTGTATGCAGCCTGGAATGGTGGCCTGGACCGATGCAGCCCCGGCTGGCTGGCTGATGGCAGCGTGCGCTACCCCATCGTCACGCCCAGCCAACGCTGTGGCGGGGGCCTGCCGGGAGTCAagactcttttcctctttcccaacCAGACTGGCTTCCCCAGCAAGCAGAACCGCTTCAATGTCTACTGCTTCCGAG ACTCTGCCCACCCCTCTGCCTTCTCTGAGGCCTCCAGCCCGGCCTCTGATGGACTCGAGGCcattgtcacagtgacagaaaagctGGAGGAACTGCGGTTGCCTCAGGAAGCTATGGAGAGCGAGTCTCGTGGGGCCATCTACTCCATCCCCGTCATGGAGGATGGCGGAGGAGGAAGCTCCACCCCAGAAGACCCAGCAGAGGCCCCTAGGACTCTTCTAG ACTCGGAAACCCAATCCCTTGCACCGCCTACCGGGTCCTCAGAAGAGGAAGGCGCAGCCCCGGAGGAAGACGAAAGATTCAAAGACACAGAGActctggaggaagggaaggagcaggaggacTTGTGGGTGTGGCCCAGGGAGCTCAGCAGCCCTCTCCCCACTGGCTTGGAAACAGAGCATTCACTCTCCCAGGTGTCCCCACCAGCCAGGGCAGTTCTGCCGCTGGGTGCATCGCCTTCTCCCAGGCCTCCAAGGGTCCATGGACCACCAGCAGAGACTTTGCTCCCCCCTAGGGAGGGGAGCCTCACATCCACTCCAGACGGTGCAAGAGAAATAAGGGGGGAAACTGGGAGCCCTGAGCTCTCTGGAGTTCCTCGAGAGAGTGAGGAGGCAGGGAGCTCCAGCTTGGAAGATGGCCCTTCCCTACTTCCAGCTACGTGGGCCCCCGAGGGTACCAGGGATCTGGAGACCCCCTCAGAAGAGAAGTCTGGAAGAACCATTCTGGCAGGGACCTCAGTGCAGGCCCAGCCAGTACTGCCCACCGACAGTGCCAGCCGAGGTGGAGCGGCTGTGGCCCCCTCATCAG GTGACTGTATCCCCAGCCCCTGCCACAATGGCGGGGCatgcttggaggaggaggagggtttcCGATGCCTATGTTTGCCAGGCTATGGGGGGGACCTGTGCGATGTTG GCCTCCACTTCTGCCACCCTGGCTGGGAGGCCTTCCAGGGTGCCTGCTACAAGCACTTTTCCACACGAAGGAATTGGGAGGAGGCCGAAAGCCAGTGCCGATCACTAGGTGCCCATCTGGCCAGTATCTGTACCCCTGAGGAGCAGGACTTCATCAACG ATCGCTACCGGGAATACCAGTGGATTGGGCTCAATGACAGGACCATCGAGGGTGACTTCTTGTGGTCAGATGGCACCCCTCTG CTCTATGAAAACTGGAACCCTGGGCAGCCTGACAGCTACTTCCTGTCTGGGGAGAACTGTGTGGTCATGGTGTGGCATGACCAGGGACAGTGGAGCGATGTGCCCTGCAACTATCACCTATCCTACACCTGCAAGATGGGGCTTG TGTCCTGTGGGCCTCCACCACAGCTGCCCCTGGCTCAAATATTTGGTCGCCCTCGGCTGCGCTATGCGGTGGATACTGTGCTTCGATACCGGTGCCGAGAGGGGCTGGCCCAGCGCAACCTGCCGATGATCCGCTGCCAGGAGAATGGGCTTTGGGAGGCCCCTCAGATTTCCTGTGTGCCCCGAAGGCCT GCCCGTCGTGCTCAGCGCTCATTGGACACCCCAGAAAGACCACTGGGACAGCTCCCGCCACCGAGGCCCAGGAAAGCACTGTTGACACCTCCCTCCAGTCTCTAG